One Tolypothrix bouteillei VB521301 DNA window includes the following coding sequences:
- a CDS encoding PDGLE domain-containing protein, whose translation MSHNMTRDRNRAFVIAGLGIALLIAIFLSPFASKDPDGLDRVSQDLKFEDKAVEDTPAKKLPFHSLFDEYSLKGVPEGIATPIAGLVGTLATFGLAWGIGKLVVRGSSSSHPEYDDSNEV comes from the coding sequence ATGAGCCATAATATGACACGCGATCGCAACCGTGCTTTCGTTATTGCAGGTTTGGGTATTGCCCTACTGATTGCAATTTTCCTCTCTCCTTTTGCCAGCAAAGATCCCGATGGTTTGGATAGAGTCTCCCAAGATCTCAAATTTGAAGATAAAGCAGTTGAAGATACACCAGCTAAAAAGCTTCCCTTCCACTCTTTATTTGACGAATACTCTCTTAAAGGTGTCCCGGAAGGTATAGCTACCCCCATCGCTGGGTTAGTGGGAACTCTAGCAACTTTTGGTTTAGCTTGGGGGATCGGCAAACTTGTGGTGCGTGGTTCGAGTTCATCTCACCCCGAGTATGATGATTCTAACGAAGTATAA
- a CDS encoding energy-coupling factor ABC transporter ATP-binding protein, which translates to MHHNPVTITNLSYTYPDGTQALMGINLFIKPGERVALIGANGSGKSTLQYHLNGIILPQEGEVIIGEWVVKPENLREIRNFVGLVFQNPDNQLFMPTVWEDVAFGPMNLGLRDRELKEQVLQAMVAVDIDPEWYGQRNTDNLSGGEKKRVAIAGVLAMKPQVLVFDEPSAQLDPRSRRQLIDLLQTLPLTQLIATHDLDLALELCSRTVVLSRGQIVFDGQTEKVMNDSEFLRAHALEPPLSYSRPYCCIEHAPSYQSRASIQQPVVKNL; encoded by the coding sequence ATGCATCACAATCCAGTCACTATTACAAATCTGAGCTATACGTACCCTGATGGGACTCAAGCCCTTATGGGAATTAATCTATTTATTAAACCAGGAGAAAGAGTTGCATTAATTGGAGCAAATGGTTCGGGTAAATCTACTTTGCAGTATCACCTCAATGGCATTATTTTGCCTCAGGAAGGAGAAGTGATAATTGGCGAATGGGTTGTCAAACCTGAAAATTTACGAGAAATTCGGAATTTTGTGGGACTGGTCTTTCAAAATCCAGATAACCAGTTATTTATGCCAACGGTATGGGAGGATGTTGCTTTTGGTCCGATGAATCTGGGCTTGCGAGATAGGGAACTCAAAGAGCAAGTTCTTCAAGCAATGGTAGCAGTTGATATCGATCCCGAATGGTACGGACAGCGCAATACCGATAACTTGTCTGGAGGTGAAAAAAAACGTGTTGCGATCGCAGGGGTTTTAGCCATGAAGCCTCAGGTTTTGGTATTTGATGAACCTTCTGCTCAGTTAGATCCGCGATCGCGCCGCCAGTTAATTGATTTACTACAAACTCTACCTCTGACTCAACTGATAGCCACTCATGATTTAGATTTAGCCTTAGAGCTTTGTTCGCGTACTGTTGTATTAAGTAGGGGACAAATCGTATTTGACGGTCAGACTGAGAAGGTGATGAACGATTCGGAGTTTTTGCGGGCTCATGCTCTAGAACCCCCTTTAAGTTACAGCCGTCCTTATTGTTGCATTGAACACGCACCTAGTTATCAATCTAGAGCATCCATACAGCAACCAGTTGTTAAAAACTTGTAA
- a CDS encoding energy-coupling factor ABC transporter permease, which produces MFAFISYLGWMHGIFQPHLALHIPDGFLNLPVILVTWIIALALIAASLSKSQAEYQERAVPLMGVCAAFIFAAQMINFPIPGGTSGHLLGGTLAGALLGPWAGSLVMVVVFIVQSVFFQDGGLTVLGANILNMGLIGTFAGYYLYKAIRIAIGRNKLLGMVVGAGVAAWTSVVVAAFVCAVQLAISGTVPLSVALTAMITWHVLIGIGEAAITVIALSFIWRTRPDMFYDPPRKSVVSRPLSPYQ; this is translated from the coding sequence GTGTTTGCTTTTATTTCATACTTAGGGTGGATGCATGGGATATTTCAACCCCATTTAGCATTGCATATTCCGGATGGCTTTTTGAATTTACCCGTTATCCTTGTCACTTGGATTATTGCACTCGCATTAATTGCAGCTTCGCTGTCAAAATCGCAAGCAGAATACCAAGAACGAGCTGTACCTCTGATGGGTGTATGTGCGGCTTTTATCTTTGCTGCTCAAATGATTAATTTCCCTATCCCTGGAGGGACTTCCGGGCATCTTTTGGGCGGTACTTTAGCAGGAGCTTTATTAGGTCCTTGGGCTGGTTCTTTAGTGATGGTAGTTGTCTTTATTGTCCAAAGCGTCTTTTTCCAAGATGGCGGTTTGACAGTTTTGGGAGCTAACATCCTGAATATGGGCTTAATTGGGACATTTGCAGGTTATTACCTATACAAAGCTATCCGAATCGCCATAGGTCGTAATAAACTGTTAGGGATGGTTGTGGGCGCAGGGGTTGCAGCCTGGACAAGTGTAGTTGTAGCCGCATTTGTATGTGCAGTACAACTGGCTATATCTGGAACAGTTCCATTGTCGGTAGCATTGACGGCAATGATAACTTGGCACGTGCTGATTGGGATCGGTGAAGCCGCAATCACTGTCATCGCACTTTCGTTTATTTGGCGGACTCGACCGGATATGTTCTACGATCCCCCACGCAAATCTGTTGTCTCTCGACCTTTGTCTCCATATCAATAA
- the cbiQ gene encoding cobalt ECF transporter T component CbiQ, with amino-acid sequence MLLHIGAIALDIDSKKATPWHQLAPRTRILCTLMLVFATVITPNGHWWTWSIYGLAVISLILLSQVTLSVLLKRLAVEFGFIGVVLLGTLFRRGGTVLWTWGPLQITTLGLIVLGSVTFKALLSLLVLNLLTLTTSVPMLLNALIQLRTPPLLVAILASMYRYINVLINEFNTMRRAAASRNLMNSNRTIRLVIGNTIGSLFIRTYERGNRIHQAMLSRGYQGVPPIEQVPQGGRRDAIALTIALIVSLLGQAIYLIG; translated from the coding sequence ATGCTGCTGCATATTGGAGCAATAGCTCTTGATATCGATAGTAAGAAAGCCACACCCTGGCACCAACTGGCTCCCCGTACTCGCATTCTCTGTACGTTGATGCTTGTTTTTGCCACTGTCATTACCCCCAACGGACATTGGTGGACTTGGTCAATTTATGGTTTGGCTGTGATAAGCCTCATATTACTCAGTCAAGTAACGCTCAGCGTTCTATTGAAACGATTAGCTGTTGAGTTCGGGTTTATCGGTGTCGTACTTCTAGGAACTTTATTCCGAAGAGGTGGTACAGTACTTTGGACTTGGGGTCCTTTACAAATCACTACCCTGGGGCTGATTGTTTTGGGTAGTGTAACATTTAAGGCATTACTGTCGCTGTTGGTGTTAAATTTGCTGACTTTAACAACTTCAGTACCAATGCTTCTCAACGCTCTGATTCAACTGCGAACCCCTCCACTGTTAGTAGCAATTTTGGCATCAATGTATCGCTACATTAACGTTTTGATTAACGAGTTTAACACCATGAGGCGAGCCGCAGCATCTCGCAACTTAATGAACAGCAACCGTACTATCAGGTTAGTCATTGGCAACACAATTGGATCTCTGTTTATCCGCACATACGAGCGAGGTAATCGCATTCATCAAGCAATGCTGTCACGCGGTTATCAAGGAGTCCCACCCATAGAACAAGTACCCCAAGGGGGAAGGCGTGATGCGATCGCTCTCACCATAGCGCTAATTGTGTCACTTTTGGGACAAGCTATTTATTTGATTGGTTAA
- a CDS encoding energy-coupling factor ABC transporter permease, which produces MHIMEGFLPLKWAIFWWIVALPFFILGLRSLTHITKATPELKLLLALAGAFTFVLSALKMPSVTGSSSHPTGTGLGAILFGPLAMSVLGSLVLLFQALLLAHGGLTTLGANAFSMAIAGPFVAFWVYRLVMQTGKQRLAIFLAASLADLITYLITSIQLALAFPATTGGFIASFAKFAGIFAVTQVPLAISEGFLTVLVWNWLANYGREELKMLNLIKPES; this is translated from the coding sequence ATGCATATTATGGAAGGTTTTTTACCACTAAAGTGGGCAATTTTCTGGTGGATTGTAGCACTACCGTTCTTTATTCTGGGGTTGCGATCGCTAACTCACATTACCAAAGCTACACCAGAACTAAAGTTACTCCTAGCATTAGCTGGTGCTTTTACCTTTGTACTGTCAGCATTAAAAATGCCTTCAGTAACGGGAAGTAGTTCCCATCCGACAGGTACGGGGTTGGGTGCCATCCTCTTCGGACCATTAGCCATGTCAGTGTTGGGTAGTTTAGTGCTGTTATTTCAAGCACTATTACTCGCCCATGGCGGCTTGACGACATTGGGAGCCAATGCCTTTTCCATGGCGATCGCGGGACCATTTGTTGCCTTTTGGGTGTACCGCTTGGTCATGCAAACTGGTAAGCAAAGGTTAGCGATATTTCTAGCAGCATCTCTAGCAGATTTAATAACATATCTGATTACCTCCATACAATTGGCATTAGCATTTCCCGCGACGACAGGTGGTTTTATCGCTTCATTTGCCAAATTTGCCGGAATCTTTGCTGTCACTCAGGTACCCTTAGCTATTAGTGAAGGATTCCTAACAGTGTTGGTTTGGAATTGGCTTGCCAACTATGGTCGTGAGGAACTAAAAATGTTAAACCTAATTAAGCCAGAAAGCTAA
- a CDS encoding energy-coupling factor ABC transporter substrate-binding protein — MTKNLKWNNWLLLLAVVVLTVTPLIAKKGSEFGGADGHAEEAIKEIQPHYEPWFNSLIVLPGKEVESLLFAVQAAAGAGTIGYVIGLYKGRSEFSKNKNENSN; from the coding sequence ATGACAAAAAACCTCAAATGGAATAACTGGCTATTGCTACTAGCAGTAGTTGTATTAACAGTCACACCGTTGATTGCAAAAAAAGGTTCGGAATTTGGAGGTGCAGATGGTCATGCGGAAGAAGCAATCAAAGAAATACAGCCCCATTATGAACCCTGGTTCAATTCTTTGATCGTGTTACCTGGGAAAGAAGTAGAAAGTCTATTGTTTGCCGTACAAGCAGCAGCAGGTGCAGGCACAATTGGCTATGTTATTGGATTGTATAAGGGGCGTTCGGAATTCAGTAAGAATAAGAATGAAAATTCAAATTGA
- a CDS encoding energy-coupling factor ABC transporter ATP-binding protein: MQEWLLEFEQVYYTYPGVKQPALNGLTLKIPANKKCALIGLNGCGKTTLFLLANGLYKPQKGSLVWKGNPLKYDRNSLIQLRQKVGLIFQDPEQQLVASTVEEDISYGLCNLGLPEAEIQYKVEQALLEFGLRELAERPVHHLSLGQKKRVSIADVMVLQPELLLLDEPTAYLDTLHTKNLMATLKKIHDSGTTTLMATHDLDLVYRWADWVFVMDKGQLVLEGKPQDVFAKQDILEELQLGVPLVYELLFSKEIVEEEPALEQLRQRILKSFRY; the protein is encoded by the coding sequence ATGCAGGAATGGTTACTCGAATTTGAGCAAGTTTACTATACCTACCCAGGCGTAAAACAACCAGCCTTGAATGGGCTAACACTTAAGATTCCTGCAAATAAAAAATGTGCATTAATTGGTTTGAATGGTTGTGGCAAAACCACACTATTTTTGCTAGCTAATGGTTTGTACAAACCTCAAAAAGGCAGCCTAGTTTGGAAAGGGAATCCGCTGAAGTACGATCGCAATTCTTTAATACAATTAAGACAAAAAGTTGGATTGATTTTTCAAGATCCAGAACAACAGTTAGTTGCTTCTACTGTTGAAGAAGATATTTCTTATGGGTTGTGTAACTTAGGTTTACCAGAAGCAGAAATTCAATACAAAGTCGAACAAGCTTTACTAGAATTTGGGTTAAGAGAACTTGCAGAAAGACCAGTTCATCACCTGAGTTTGGGACAAAAAAAGCGAGTTTCTATAGCAGATGTTATGGTATTACAACCCGAGTTACTGTTACTAGATGAGCCTACAGCTTATCTAGATACATTACATACTAAAAACTTAATGGCAACTCTCAAAAAAATTCATGACTCTGGAACAACAACCCTGATGGCAACTCATGACTTAGATTTAGTTTATCGCTGGGCAGACTGGGTTTTTGTCATGGATAAAGGGCAACTTGTCTTAGAAGGAAAGCCACAGGATGTATTTGCCAAACAGGATATTTTAGAAGAGTTACAGTTAGGAGTACCACTAGTATATGAGCTATTGTTTTCTAAGGAGATTGTTGAAGAAGAACCCGCTTTAGAACAGTTGCGACAACGAATTTTGAAATCATTTCGTTATTAG
- the cbiQ gene encoding cobalt ECF transporter T component CbiQ codes for MKIQIDTLAYTNRLRWLPPGQKVLFATTLLIISTLAHPLVQLLIAAWISVWIVLYAGIPIKTYLKLVYIAALFWLTSFPALAISGVEVSHIHIIPQSDSIFGLTFGSYYLYISHQGIEQGLTILSRSLASLSCLYFIMLTVPFTELLHILRRIGVPVLVTELLLLMYRFIFVLLNTATELWIAQHARGGYRTFSVGMKSLALLIGQLLNRTIENYRQVSLSLAARGFSEELRVWHPHRYHQSKRLFTEAIFGCALLISLEWGHYAGMVTRI; via the coding sequence ATGAAAATTCAAATTGATACATTAGCTTATACAAATCGCTTGCGCTGGTTACCACCAGGGCAAAAAGTACTGTTTGCAACTACTCTGTTAATTATCTCTACGCTTGCTCATCCACTTGTTCAACTATTGATTGCGGCTTGGATAAGTGTTTGGATAGTGCTTTATGCAGGAATTCCTATTAAAACTTATTTGAAACTGGTTTATATTGCTGCTTTATTTTGGCTGACCAGTTTTCCAGCTTTAGCCATCAGTGGAGTTGAGGTTTCTCACATACATATAATCCCGCAAAGCGACTCAATTTTTGGTTTGACTTTTGGTTCTTATTATTTATACATCAGTCATCAGGGTATTGAGCAAGGATTGACCATTTTGTCGCGATCGCTTGCTTCTCTTTCCTGCTTGTACTTTATCATGCTGACTGTTCCCTTCACCGAACTGCTACACATCCTCCGTCGTATCGGAGTTCCAGTGCTTGTAACCGAGCTTCTATTACTTATGTACCGCTTTATTTTTGTGCTCTTAAATACCGCTACTGAGTTATGGATTGCCCAACACGCACGTGGCGGCTATCGGACCTTCTCCGTTGGGATGAAAAGCTTGGCACTGTTGATAGGACAGCTGCTCAATCGAACGATAGAAAATTATCGTCAGGTTTCGTTAAGTCTTGCTGCGAGGGGGTTTAGTGAAGAATTGCGGGTTTGGCATCCCCATCGCTATCATCAATCCAAGCGCCTTTTTACAGAAGCAATTTTTGGTTGTGCATTATTAATCAGTTTGGAATGGGGACACTATGCAGGAATGGTTACTCGAATTTGA